In the genome of Dasypus novemcinctus isolate mDasNov1 chromosome 30, mDasNov1.1.hap2, whole genome shotgun sequence, one region contains:
- the LOC101412996 gene encoding olfactory receptor 7A17-like, with amino-acid sequence MGTGNETQISKFLLLGFSEDPEVQHLLFWLFLSIYLVTIFGNLLIILVIITDSHLHTPMYFFLSNLSLCDIGLSSTTVPKMLVNIQVQSRVITYTGCITQMYFFMIFAGLDVFLLAVMAYDRFVAICHPLHYTVIMNPHICVLMVFGSWVMTFIQSCLQGLMVLQLSFCTHVEIPHFFCELRQMVQLACSDTFFSYLAMYLIAGVLAGGPLGWILFSYAKIVSSILAISSAQGKYKAFSTCASHLSVVSLFYCTSIGVYLSSAASHNTHSVASASVMYTVITPMLNPFIYSLRNKVIKGALKKCFGGKSAKCHLFCGG; translated from the coding sequence ATGGGAACTGGAAATgaaacacaaatttcaaaatttcttctcctgggattttCAGAGGATCCAGAAGTGCAGCACCTCCTCTTTTGGCTGTTCCTGTCCATTTACCTGGTCACCATCTTTGGGAACCTGCTCATAATCCTGGTCATCATCACTGATtctcacctccacacacccatgtatttcttcctctccaacctgtcccTTTGTGACATCGGTTTATcctccaccactgtcccaaagatgctggtgAACATTCAGGTACAGAGCAGAGTCATAACCTACACAGGCTGcatcacccagatgtattttttcatgatcTTTGCGGGCTTGGATGTCTTCCTCCTGgccgtgatggcctatgaccgctttgtggccatctgtcacccccttcactacacagtcatcatgaacccccacATCTGTGTCCTGATGGTTTTTGGGTCCTGGGTCATGACTTTTATTCAATCCTGTTTACAGGGGTTAATGGTGTTACAGCTGTCTTTTTGCACACATGTAGAaatcccccactttttctgtgaacttcgtCAGATGGTCCAACTTGCCTGTTCTGACACTTTTTTCAGCTACTTAGCAATGTATTTAATAGCTGGAGTGCTGGCTGGAGGTCCCCTTGGTTGGATCCTTTTCTCTTACGCTAAGATTGTTTCCTCCATACTTGCCATCTCATCAGCTCAGGGgaagtataaagcattttccacCTGTGCATCTCACCTCTCAGTGGTCTCCCTATTTTATTGTACCAGCATAGGGGTGTACCTAAGTTCTGCTGCTTCACATAACACACATTCAGTGGCAtcagcctcagtgatgtacactgtGATCACTCCCATGCTGAACCCTTTCATCTACAGTCTGAGGAATAAAGTCATAAAGGGGGCTCTGAAAAAATGCTTTGGAGGAAAGTCTGCAAAGTGTCATTTGTTCTGTGGTGGCTGA